A region from the Eptesicus fuscus isolate TK198812 chromosome 1, DD_ASM_mEF_20220401, whole genome shotgun sequence genome encodes:
- the LOC103292270 gene encoding melanoma-associated antigen B5-like, giving the protein MATCRKVSPSPDFLSRLLPAVPDYSDIMPGRHKSKKRHRAQIEPQSCGNAQATAAAAKEFPPSFSTQCEDIAGPGSDQASSSQDEDDAVFSATSLSVVDDFKKRTEALELFLLSKYKLKQPIMKKDLLRIVGKDYQDRFCEMLKNASDEMETFFALHINEVDSRNLSYSLVSKLKLPNNGRVRPGRGFPKTGFLMHILGLIFMNDNCVSEEVIWGDLRLKQVYPGKKHFVFGEPRKLITDFVRLKYLECHQVPDSDPPRSEFLWGPKAHLETSKMEVLEFCAKVNGTHPRAYPSCYEEALRDEEERARARDAARAATTAQVRAAFRAMASTTFPP; this is encoded by the exons GTATCCCCATCTCCTGATTTCCTGTCCAGACTTCTGCCTGCTGTCCCTGACTATAGTGACATCATGCCAGGTCGTCACAAGAGCAAAAAACGCCACCGTGCCCAAATTGAGCCTCAGAGTTGTGGCAATGCTCAGGCCACTGCTGCAGCAGCAAAAgagttccctccctccttctctactCAGTGTGAAG ATATTGCTGGCCCTGGATCTGATCAAGCTTCCAGCAGCCAAGATGAGGATGATGCTGTCTTCTCTGCGACCTCACTCTCCGTGGTGGATGATTTCAAAAAGAGGACTGAGGCTTTGGAGCTATTCCTTCTGTCAAAGTACAAGCTGAAACAACCCATTATGAAGAAAGACCTGCTGCGTATTGTCGGGAAAGATTACCAAGACCGATTTTGTGAGATGCTCAAGAACGCCTCTGATGAAATGGAAACCTTCTTTGCATTACACATCAATGAAGTCGACTCAAGAAATCTCTCCTATTCTCTTGTCAGCAAGCTGAAACTCCCCAATAATGGGAGGGTGCGTCCTGGCAGAGGGTTCCCCAAGACCGGTTTCCTGATGCATATCCTGGGTTTGATCTTCATGAATGACAACTGTGTCTCTGAAGAAGTGATCTGGGGAGATCTGCGTCTGAAGCAAGTGTACCCTGGGAAGAAGCACTTCGTCTTTGGGGAACCCAGGAAGCTCATCACCGATTTTGTGAGGCTGAAGTACCTGGAGTGCCACCAGGTGCCCGACAGTGACCCTCCACGCTCTGAGTTTCTGTGGGGTCCAAAAGCACACCTTGAAACCAGCAAGATGGAAGTGCTGGAGTTTTGTGCAAAGGTCAATGGTACCCACCCCAGGGCCTACCCATCGTGTTATGAAGAAGCTTTGAGAGATGAGGAAGAGAGAGCCCGAGCCAGAGATGCAGCCAGGGCTGCCACTACTGCCCAAGTCAGAGCAGCTTTCAGGGCCATGGCCAGCACAACCTTTCCACCATAG